The following DNA comes from Candidatus Peregrinibacteria bacterium.
AGACCATCCACCGTGTTCCACAAAATCTTTCCACCCCACAACATCTGCACGGATAAAGCCTTTTTCAAAATCGGTATGAATTTTTCCTGCCGCCTGTGGCGCTGTTGCTCCCACAGGAATAGTCCATGCTCGTGCTTCTTGCTCGCCGGCAGTAAAGAATCGGGCAAGCCCGAGGCGACTGTGCGCCGCATGTGCGAGTTGCTGTAAACCGGAAGTTTGAATGCCAAAATCTCCCAAAAATTCCTCCGCTTCTTCTGGAGAAAGTCCCGAAAGTTCCGCTTCTATTTTGGCAGAAATGGGAATAAGTTCGTCATGTTCCGAAAGTCCGAGGGTTTCTTTTGCTTGTGCAATATCAAAACTGGCGAGGGCATCTTCTGCAACATTTGCTACAAAAAGAAATGGTTTTACGGTGAGAAAAGAAAATTCTCGAAGAAACGGAGTTTCTTCTTCGGAAAATTCGAGAGCAGAAACGCGTTTTCCCTCGGAAAGCGTTTGGAAAATTTTTTCAAGAACAGCATGTCTTCCAACAGCATCTTTGTCGTTTGATTTTGCCATTCTCTTAGCTTTATCGAGCGATTTTTCCACGGATTGAAGATCGGCAAGAATGAGTTCGGTTTCAATGGTTTCTTTGTCCGATTGCGGATCAATCTTTCCGTGTACATGAACAACATTTCCGTCTTCAAAAAAACGAAGCACC
Coding sequences within:
- the ychF gene encoding redox-regulated ATPase YchF, whose protein sequence is MPLQIALVGLPNVGKSTLFNALTKSTAAAAANFPFCTIDPNVGIVALEDERLSALSKTTKAKRIVPETIEFVDIAGLVKGASKGEGLGNQFLSHIRECDAVAMVLRFFEDGNVVHVHGKIDPQSDKETIETELILADLQSVEKSLDKAKRMAKSNDKDAVGRHAVLEKIFQTLSEGKRVSALEFSEEETPFLREFSFLTVKPFLFVANVAEDALASFDIAQAKETLGLSEHDELIPISAKIEAELSGLSPEEAEEFLGDFGIQTSGLQQLAHAAHSRLGLARFFTAGEQEARAWTIPVGATAPQAAGKIHTDFEKGFIRADVVGWKDFVEHGGWSPCREKGLVRSEGKEAIIHDGDVCLFKFNV